From one Verrucomicrobiota bacterium genomic stretch:
- the rsmA gene encoding 16S rRNA (adenine(1518)-N(6)/adenine(1519)-N(6))-dimethyltransferase RsmA has protein sequence MFRYMKAAVALAPLTRAATRRLLEQLDKRPSKWRGQNFLVDPKVVWRSVSLADIHPEDDVVEIGPGLGTLTRALLSRGCTVDAIEVDTILYDYLRDTFAEIPQFHLMQGDAVRFPYAGFAENRPFKVVANLPYNISTPWLDAALSQENLPETMTLMLQREAAQRLTAIPGTKHFAAISLMLSGLYRSTAMVPVARTSFEPPPKVDSVILHLQKLEQGWRFSGPMRALIRQIFTQRRKQLVSILRNLDKTLIPVAEDLLRCHGEPITARPEALPLSFWQAFDHRTQCTEESRPINEAPMREKD, from the coding sequence GGCCTTCGAAGTGGCGAGGGCAAAATTTTTTAGTCGATCCGAAGGTCGTTTGGCGTTCGGTGTCGCTCGCAGACATTCACCCCGAAGATGACGTTGTCGAAATTGGTCCGGGACTGGGGACGTTGACACGGGCCTTACTTTCAAGGGGCTGTACGGTCGATGCAATTGAGGTCGATACAATACTCTACGACTATCTTCGAGACACGTTCGCCGAGATTCCACAGTTTCACCTTATGCAAGGCGATGCCGTACGTTTCCCGTATGCCGGTTTTGCCGAAAACAGGCCATTTAAAGTCGTCGCGAATCTCCCGTACAATATCTCTACGCCGTGGTTGGATGCAGCTCTGTCGCAAGAAAATTTACCGGAAACGATGACGCTCATGCTTCAGCGTGAGGCTGCTCAGCGACTGACGGCAATCCCGGGAACAAAGCACTTCGCGGCAATTTCTTTGATGCTTTCCGGGCTCTATCGTTCGACAGCGATGGTCCCCGTAGCACGCACAAGTTTTGAGCCGCCCCCCAAGGTAGACTCCGTAATTTTACACCTCCAAAAATTGGAGCAAGGGTGGAGATTTTCTGGACCAATGCGCGCACTGATTCGTCAAATCTTTACGCAACGCCGGAAGCAGTTAGTATCAATCCTCCGGAATCTCGATAAAACACTTATCCCAGTTGCGGAAGACTTGTTGCGCTGCCATGGTGAACCCATCACTGCACGTCCCGAAGCGCTTCCGTTATCTTTTTGGCAGGCATTTGATCATCGTACCCAATGTACAGAAGAAAGTAGGCCCATTAATGAGGCGCCAATGCGCGAAAAAGATTGA
- a CDS encoding pyrophosphate--fructose-6-phosphate 1-phosphotransferase: MKLKRVGILTAGGLAPCLSAAIGALIEVYSQECPKVEIVCYRDGYKGLLLGEKVLVTAETRQNVATFFEYGGSPIGNSRVKLTNVRDCVRRGYVTEDADPQEVAAEQLMRDGIQVLHTIGGDDTNTAAADLAKFLEQNDYKLSVIGLPKTVDNDVYPIAQSLGAITAACEGARFFENVVAESTANPRMLLVHEVMGRNCGWLTVATALEYRRRLAQKHFLPELGLSQGALDVHGVYIPEMKLDIAAEAERLRDVLEHYGCVNLFVSEGAGVESIVKELEAQKKEIAHDAFGHIKLDAINPGQWFASEFAEKIGAEKKLVQKSGYFARSAKANERDLQMIRESAALAVQCAQNGKSGVIGYDEEDNNRLACIQFSRIKGGKPFNIHDEEFLTMMREIGQSVS; the protein is encoded by the coding sequence ATGAAGCTGAAACGAGTCGGGATCCTCACGGCAGGGGGCTTAGCGCCTTGCCTCTCCGCCGCGATTGGCGCTCTAATTGAGGTTTATAGCCAAGAATGCCCTAAAGTTGAAATTGTCTGCTACCGCGACGGTTATAAGGGATTGCTTCTGGGCGAAAAGGTACTCGTAACAGCGGAAACACGCCAAAATGTCGCAACGTTTTTCGAATATGGTGGCAGCCCAATTGGCAATAGTCGAGTGAAACTGACGAATGTCCGGGATTGCGTACGGCGGGGATATGTCACCGAGGATGCCGATCCTCAAGAGGTTGCAGCTGAGCAGCTCATGCGCGATGGAATCCAAGTTCTCCACACAATTGGAGGCGACGATACCAATACCGCAGCGGCCGATTTGGCAAAATTTTTAGAGCAAAACGACTACAAGTTGAGCGTCATTGGGCTTCCGAAAACCGTTGATAACGATGTTTATCCGATTGCCCAGAGCTTGGGGGCGATTACGGCGGCCTGTGAGGGAGCACGATTTTTCGAGAATGTCGTCGCGGAGTCGACAGCGAATCCACGGATGTTACTCGTCCACGAAGTGATGGGGCGTAACTGCGGTTGGTTAACAGTTGCAACGGCCCTGGAATATCGTCGTCGTCTCGCGCAGAAACACTTTTTACCGGAACTAGGCCTGAGTCAGGGCGCACTTGATGTCCATGGCGTCTACATTCCCGAGATGAAGCTTGATATCGCGGCTGAGGCGGAACGTCTCCGAGATGTGTTAGAGCACTACGGTTGTGTGAATTTATTTGTCAGCGAGGGTGCAGGTGTTGAGAGTATCGTTAAGGAACTTGAAGCGCAAAAGAAGGAAATCGCCCATGATGCATTTGGACATATCAAGCTCGATGCGATCAACCCGGGGCAGTGGTTCGCGAGCGAATTCGCCGAAAAGATCGGGGCGGAAAAGAAACTCGTCCAAAAAAGCGGTTATTTCGCGCGCTCAGCAAAGGCCAATGAACGCGATCTACAGATGATCCGTGAGTCCGCGGCGCTCGCCGTCCAATGTGCCCAAAATGGTAAATCGGGCGTAATTGGGTATGACGAAGAGGACAATAATCGCCTAGCTTGTATCCAGTTCTCGCGGATCAAAGGCGGCAAGCCGTTCAATATTCATGATGAGGAATTTTTAACGATGATGCGGGAAATCGGGCAAAGCGTCTCGTAA
- a CDS encoding FliM/FliN family flagellar motor switch protein: MAGDDDTVLVIDISDLVGIPEEEIAQETVTEEVPNRVPDAVISTQNQTGVQEGVSQGATVKATSALPSEMAVQLEEAPERSPDVAAQERDLVRISEELPQASADETAPTLPSDTTVQLTLGEEEVAGGTDPEIDALLASALGESSGGIIIQQSGAPEIAIKDGAPTLKMPSLNLSIPLPKKSPKGPAATTSSAAPRSMPQIRNDRSEVAQAPEGRLEATTPQVTASIEHLEGDIGGMSDEETEAILEDAAPEGGTPPESDPALDSVEEGTEAPVAEESDVTPQEEAADTEEDIDEDEVEDADSPEEGNDDVEDAGDDDTPDSEGDDVEEEAASEGDNEEDDDDGELPEDAGSDTTSAEGDGAETDAEDTVPEEEMESAASEGVDPEFAEKIAQTVSTDTEAPQTETVSMPAAENLTTPSIDYKQPEVDPFEPQPVPSVPARGAIPVESMPVTLTFEVGRNKVTVGELEQLKEGYTFECGNPTESPVTICANDAPIGVGELIDVDGRIGVRVIKFYSK; the protein is encoded by the coding sequence ATGGCAGGGGATGATGATACCGTATTGGTCATCGATATCAGCGATTTGGTTGGTATCCCAGAGGAGGAGATAGCCCAAGAAACGGTTACCGAGGAGGTTCCGAATCGGGTTCCCGATGCGGTGATCTCAACTCAGAATCAAACGGGTGTTCAAGAAGGAGTCTCCCAAGGAGCTACTGTTAAAGCAACTTCTGCATTACCTTCGGAGATGGCGGTTCAGCTCGAAGAAGCACCCGAGCGGTCTCCGGATGTAGCGGCTCAAGAGCGCGATTTGGTTCGTATTTCGGAGGAATTACCACAGGCATCTGCCGATGAAACGGCACCTACATTACCTTCCGATACAACGGTCCAACTGACACTGGGAGAAGAGGAAGTCGCCGGTGGTACAGATCCTGAAATCGACGCTTTGCTGGCGTCGGCTTTAGGGGAATCTTCAGGTGGTATCATCATTCAGCAGAGTGGTGCGCCCGAGATTGCGATAAAAGATGGTGCACCGACGCTTAAAATGCCGTCGCTAAATCTTTCGATCCCGTTGCCAAAAAAATCCCCAAAGGGACCAGCTGCTACAACGTCATCAGCAGCGCCACGGAGTATGCCCCAGATCCGCAACGATCGGTCGGAGGTAGCACAAGCGCCGGAAGGACGTTTGGAGGCGACAACACCACAAGTGACAGCAAGCATAGAACATTTAGAAGGAGATATAGGAGGGATGAGTGACGAGGAAACAGAAGCGATTTTAGAGGATGCGGCCCCGGAAGGAGGAACCCCTCCGGAAAGCGACCCGGCTCTAGATTCAGTCGAAGAGGGTACGGAAGCTCCCGTAGCCGAAGAGAGCGACGTAACCCCGCAGGAAGAGGCAGCCGATACTGAAGAAGACATCGACGAAGATGAAGTAGAAGATGCCGATAGTCCTGAAGAGGGTAACGACGATGTCGAGGACGCAGGGGATGACGATACACCAGACTCCGAAGGTGACGATGTAGAAGAGGAAGCGGCTTCGGAAGGCGATAACGAAGAGGATGATGACGACGGTGAATTGCCAGAAGATGCGGGTAGTGATACAACTTCTGCAGAAGGTGATGGTGCCGAAACTGATGCAGAGGATACCGTTCCGGAGGAGGAAATGGAGTCTGCAGCTTCGGAAGGTGTTGATCCTGAATTCGCCGAAAAAATCGCCCAGACCGTGAGTACCGATACCGAGGCACCGCAGACAGAGACCGTTTCGATGCCTGCAGCGGAAAATCTCACAACGCCGTCGATCGATTACAAGCAACCCGAGGTCGATCCTTTCGAACCGCAACCCGTGCCCAGTGTGCCAGCGCGTGGCGCGATTCCGGTAGAGTCGATGCCCGTGACGCTAACTTTCGAGGTGGGTCGCAATAAGGTAACAGTCGGAGAACTCGAGCAACTCAAAGAAGGTTACACATTTGAATGCGGTAACCCGACAGAATCCCCAGTAACGATTTGT